The following coding sequences are from one Lolium rigidum isolate FL_2022 chromosome 6, APGP_CSIRO_Lrig_0.1, whole genome shotgun sequence window:
- the LOC124662170 gene encoding outer envelope pore protein 16, chloroplastic-like: protein MAHGGFLSVDLGHPFLNRTADGFLKVGTVGACKVAAEETFHCLHKGDVSRHEVENALKKMCKEGAYWGSVAGVYVGVEYGVDRIRGHRDWKNAMIGGAVTGALVSAVNSNDRNHVVGNAITGAAIATAAHYLHHLA from the exons ATGGCTCACGGCGGCTTCCTGTCGGTGGACCTGGGACACCCGTTCCTGAACCGCACAGCGGACGGCTTCCTCAAGGTCGGCACCGTCGGTGCCTGCAAGGTCGCCGCCGAGGAGACCTTCCACTGCCTACACAAAG GGGACGTCTCAAGGCACGAAGTTGAGAACGCG ctgaagaAGATGTGCAAGGAAGGCGCATATTGGG GCAGTGTTGCCGGGGTGTACGTGGGCGTAGAGTACGGCGTCGACAGGATCCGTGGCCACAGGGACTGG AAGAATGCGATGATCGGCGGTGCCGTGACCGGAGCCCTGGTGTCGGCGGTGAACAGCAACGACAGGAACCACGTCGTCGGGAATGCCATCACAGGGGCGgccatcgccaccgccgcccACTACCTGCATCACCTCGCTTGA